The following proteins come from a genomic window of Companilactobacillus pabuli:
- the prfB gene encoding peptide chain release factor 2 (programmed frameshift), translated as MEFGEIKNKISEMEDKIKQFRGSLDLENLEESIAENEHQMTENGFWDDHEKAQKLIDETNSLKDKFDNFKELSEGLENLQVLAELYQDDPEDDLMQQLVDDSSKLAEKLRSYELMMLLAEPYDSHNAILEIHPGAGGTESQDWGSMLLRMYQRWAEQHHFSVEIEDYQPGDEAGIKSVSMMIRGKNAYGLLRSERGVHRLVRISPFDSAGRRHTSFASVDVMPELDDSIHVDINDDDLRVDVFRSSGAGGQHINKTSSAVRITHLPTGIVVSSQAQRSQLQNRETAMNMLKAKLFQREEEERAKKHAEIQGEQLDIGWGSQIRSYVFHPYTMVKDHRSNYSTSNGQGVMDGDLDPFIYAYLQWKLQGAK; from the exons ATGGAATTTGGTGAAATTAAAAATAAAATTTCTGAGATGGAAGACAAAATAAAGCAGTTCAGGGGGTCTCTT GACTTAGAGAATCTCGAAGAAAGTATTGCTGAAAATGAACATCAGATGACTGAGAATGGTTTTTGGGATGATCATGAAAAAGCTCAAAAACTGATTGATGAGACTAATTCTTTAAAGGACAAATTTGATAATTTTAAAGAATTAAGTGAAGGTTTAGAAAATTTACAAGTTTTAGCCGAGCTGTATCAAGACGATCCAGAAGATGATTTGATGCAACAATTAGTAGACGATTCGTCTAAATTAGCTGAAAAGCTTCGTTCATATGAGTTAATGATGTTATTAGCCGAACCATATGATTCTCACAATGCAATTTTGGAAATCCACCCAGGAGCTGGTGGAACTGAATCGCAAGATTGGGGTTCGATGCTTTTGAGAATGTATCAAAGATGGGCTGAACAACATCATTTCTCAGTTGAAATTGAAGATTATCAACCAGGTGATGAAGCTGGTATCAAGAGTGTTTCCATGATGATTCGTGGTAAAAATGCTTATGGATTGCTGCGCTCTGAACGTGGGGTCCATCGATTGGTTAGAATTTCTCCATTCGATTCTGCTGGTCGTCGTCATACATCATTTGCATCAGTTGACGTGATGCCTGAATTGGACGATAGTATTCACGTTGATATTAATGATGATGATTTGCGAGTTGATGTATTTAGATCTTCTGGTGCCGGTGGTCAACATATCAATAAGACTTCTTCAGCGGTTAGAATTACCCATTTGCCAACAGGTATCGTTGTCAGTTCGCAAGCACAACGTTCACAATTGCAAAACAGGGAAACAGCTATGAACATGTTGAAGGCTAAGTTGTTCCAAAGAGAAGAGGAAGAACGTGCCAAGAAGCATGCTGAGATTCAAGGTGAACAACTAGATATTGGTTGGGGTTCACAGATCCGTTCTTATGTATTTCATCCATATACTATGGTCAAAGATCATCGCTCAAATTACTCTACTAGCAATGGTCAAGGCGTTATGGATGGTGATTTAGATCCATTTATTTATGCTTATCTCCAATGGAAATTACAAGGAGCCAAATAA
- a CDS encoding response regulator transcription factor → MKKKILVVDDEPSILELIEYNLESNDYQVSTAKDGQEAFDKVNEQTFDLMLLDQMLPKMSGIEVLKKMRKSGNLTPVIFLTAVDSEDNKIEGLVSGADDYVTKPFSIKELLARIEVVLRRTSGEKKSKTFELNTDVKGLILDGKEISLTKKEYELLEFLIRNKGIVVSREQIFDNVWGINSNSQMRMVDIQISHLRDKIEQDTKNPQIIKTVHGFGYILEV, encoded by the coding sequence ATGAAGAAAAAAATCTTAGTTGTCGATGATGAACCTTCGATTTTAGAGTTGATTGAATATAATTTGGAAAGTAATGATTATCAAGTGTCCACTGCTAAAGACGGTCAAGAAGCCTTTGACAAAGTAAACGAGCAGACTTTTGATTTGATGTTGTTAGATCAAATGTTGCCCAAAATGAGTGGAATTGAAGTTTTGAAAAAAATGCGTAAATCCGGTAATCTAACGCCAGTTATTTTTCTAACAGCTGTAGATTCAGAAGATAACAAGATTGAGGGATTAGTTAGTGGTGCAGATGATTATGTCACTAAGCCCTTTAGTATTAAGGAATTATTAGCTCGAATCGAAGTAGTGTTGCGCCGAACTTCGGGAGAGAAGAAGAGTAAAACCTTTGAACTCAATACTGATGTCAAAGGACTTATTTTAGATGGCAAAGAAATTTCGCTAACTAAAAAAGAATATGAATTATTGGAATTTTTGATTAGAAATAAAGGTATTGTCGTTTCTCGAGAACAGATTTTCGACAATGTCTGGGGCATTAATTCTAATTCACAAATGCGGATGGTCGATATTCAAATTAGCCATCTTCGTGATAAAATTGAACAGGATACAAAGAACCCACAAATAATAAAAACCGTGCATGGATTCGGTTATATTTTAGAGGTATGA
- a CDS encoding sensor histidine kinase, with protein sequence MKKRIGPIVAILISVAIFLILVTFSDSILADSQNNMFTEETISYKELKKNHEPADAARIAGLNYVDASQENTTMQKKAYDMYHNGRTTPGKNYVTDKTFTTRTMYFMSSSSRHIVAKTYNRFWSQSPMTFVIVTLMYFLITDSVILFYYRKRQQLSADIKNVTENLRRVRKDKEMSSLILSPTDELYGLVEQTNKISMDINELRDDVRLRERRFRGLVGHLPIGVMLLNSQGDVLLHNQAMSSLLDENISNEIHPFIEDVKTYSLSRMIEHTLKKNKNHHREIQLVGNSQKFVDANVIRLVHSREDYEQQVLVILYDLTQSRQIERMQVDFVNNVSHELKTPVTSIEGFSETLLNGAKDDPKKLDHFLGIIHSESVRLSDLIQDILSLSKVKRDTQKADTINLHDDIDKILDRQSIAIKKHNITVKQQYFGNPEVTINKEKINLVFRNLIKNAISYNKENGEIDLEVHHDEIENRIKFVIKDTGIGISEEDQGRIFERFYRVDRSRSLETGGTGLGLAIVKETLDTLDGDIRIESNKGLGTTFTVDVPL encoded by the coding sequence ATGAAGAAAAGAATTGGACCAATAGTTGCCATTTTGATTTCTGTTGCAATATTTTTGATTTTAGTTACTTTCTCCGATAGTATTTTGGCGGATTCTCAAAACAATATGTTTACCGAGGAAACCATCTCTTATAAAGAATTAAAGAAAAACCATGAACCTGCAGACGCAGCTAGAATTGCTGGCTTGAATTATGTCGATGCCAGTCAAGAAAATACTACGATGCAAAAAAAAGCTTACGACATGTATCACAATGGCCGGACTACTCCTGGCAAGAATTATGTGACTGATAAGACCTTTACTACTAGAACGATGTATTTCATGTCGAGTTCTAGTCGTCACATTGTAGCTAAGACCTACAATCGTTTTTGGAGCCAAAGTCCAATGACTTTTGTGATCGTTACTTTGATGTATTTCTTAATTACTGATTCAGTGATTTTATTCTATTATCGCAAGCGTCAGCAATTGAGTGCCGATATTAAAAATGTAACTGAAAACTTGCGTCGAGTTCGCAAAGATAAGGAAATGTCTTCATTGATTTTGTCACCAACTGATGAGTTATACGGTTTGGTTGAACAAACTAACAAAATTAGTATGGATATCAATGAATTGCGTGACGATGTTAGATTACGTGAAAGACGTTTTCGTGGTTTGGTTGGACATTTGCCAATTGGAGTTATGTTGTTGAACTCGCAAGGGGATGTCTTGTTGCACAATCAAGCGATGTCGAGTTTGTTGGATGAAAATATTTCTAATGAAATTCATCCGTTCATTGAAGATGTTAAAACTTATAGTTTGAGTCGTATGATTGAGCATACTTTGAAGAAAAACAAGAACCATCATCGTGAAATTCAATTAGTTGGTAATTCACAAAAATTTGTGGATGCTAATGTTATTCGTTTGGTTCACTCAAGAGAAGATTATGAACAACAAGTCCTAGTAATCTTGTATGATTTAACACAGAGTCGTCAAATTGAGCGTATGCAAGTAGACTTTGTTAATAATGTCAGTCACGAATTAAAAACGCCGGTAACCTCAATTGAAGGCTTCTCAGAGACTTTGCTTAATGGTGCTAAAGATGATCCTAAGAAGCTAGATCATTTCTTGGGAATTATTCATAGCGAAAGTGTTCGTTTGTCTGATTTAATTCAAGATATTTTGTCATTATCTAAAGTTAAACGTGATACGCAAAAGGCTGATACGATTAATTTGCATGATGACATTGATAAGATTTTGGATCGTCAGTCAATTGCGATTAAGAAGCACAATATAACAGTTAAACAACAGTACTTTGGTAATCCCGAAGTAACGATCAATAAAGAAAAAATCAATCTTGTCTTCCGTAATTTGATCAAGAATGCCATTTCTTACAACAAAGAAAATGGTGAGATTGATTTAGAAGTACATCATGATGAAATTGAAAATCGAATTAAATTTGTTATTAAAGATACTGGAATTGGAATCTCTGAAGAAGATCAAGGTCGAATTTTTGAAAGATTTTATCGAGTTGACCGTTCCAGAAGTCTGGAAACCGGTGGAACTGGGTTAGGATTGGCTATCGTCAAGGAGACCCTTGATACATTGGACGGAGATATCAGAATCGAGTCTAATAAGGGATTAGGGACAACGTTTACAGTTGACGTACCACTTTAA
- a CDS encoding phosphate ABC transporter substrate-binding protein PstS family protein: MKKRLVALFAIMIPIIFVLSGCKGTSSQETITAVGSSAAQPLVELAGEEFSKSNPNRYVNVQGGGTGTGLSQIQQGAVNIGNSDLYAEQKKGIDASKLVDHRIAAVGMIPIVNKDVKVKSLTIKQLREIFSGEITNWKQVGGQDLKITIINRADGSGTRAAFESDVMNGAPFVRSQEQDSSGMVRQIVNNTAGSISYLAMPYLNDAVKTVNINGIAPTIKNIENNKWKIWSYEHLYTNGQPSSMTKEFLEFIMTDRIQNKVVKKMNYVPINEMKYQKDYKGNVTPVSKGVK; this comes from the coding sequence TTGAAAAAGAGACTTGTTGCATTATTTGCAATTATGATTCCAATTATTTTTGTTTTGAGTGGTTGCAAAGGCACTTCAAGCCAAGAAACTATTACAGCAGTTGGTTCGTCAGCTGCTCAACCGTTAGTGGAATTAGCGGGGGAAGAATTTTCAAAGAGTAACCCCAATAGATACGTTAACGTCCAAGGTGGAGGAACCGGTACAGGACTCAGCCAGATTCAACAAGGTGCCGTAAATATCGGTAATTCTGATTTGTATGCAGAGCAGAAAAAGGGTATTGATGCTAGCAAACTTGTTGATCATCGAATAGCTGCAGTTGGAATGATTCCAATCGTTAATAAAGACGTCAAAGTTAAGTCACTGACGATCAAGCAATTACGTGAGATTTTTTCCGGCGAAATAACTAACTGGAAACAAGTTGGTGGTCAAGACTTAAAAATCACGATTATCAACCGTGCTGATGGTAGTGGTACTAGAGCTGCTTTTGAAAGCGACGTTATGAACGGGGCACCATTTGTCCGCTCACAAGAACAAGATTCTAGTGGAATGGTCCGTCAAATCGTTAACAATACAGCTGGTTCAATCAGTTATTTGGCTATGCCTTATTTAAATGACGCAGTTAAGACCGTAAATATAAATGGCATTGCGCCAACAATTAAAAATATTGAAAACAATAAATGGAAGATTTGGTCATACGAGCATTTGTATACAAATGGTCAACCAAGTTCTATGACTAAAGAGTTTCTTGAATTCATTATGACTGATAGGATTCAAAATAAAGTTGTTAAAAAAATGAATTATGTTCCAATTAATGAAATGAAGTATCAAAAGGATTATAAGGGCAATGTTACGCCCGTTTCAAAGGGGGTAAAGTAA
- the pstC gene encoding phosphate ABC transporter permease subunit PstC yields the protein MKDPIKESLTKKSVSAKRETRGKIISFSFTAIIVLLVVTIIGFIASRGVLIFIKDGVNPIDFLTHSVWAPNKLDSAGHPIVGAAPMIVGSFAVTLIAALIGTPFAIAAALFMTEISPKWGRKILQPVIELLVGIPSVVYGFIGLTIVVPFVRKIAGGSGFGILAGSFVLFVMILPTITSMSVDALRAVPRYYREASLALGATRWQTIHKVILRAATPGLLTAVVFGMARAFGEALAVQMVIGNAMLLPQNLVSPSSTLTSVLTMNMGNTIMGSTPNNALWSLALLLLLMSLFFNFIIRSIAKRGEF from the coding sequence TTGAAAGATCCAATCAAAGAAAGTTTAACGAAAAAATCAGTTTCCGCTAAACGTGAAACTCGCGGTAAGATTATATCTTTCAGTTTTACTGCCATTATTGTCTTATTAGTGGTTACGATTATTGGTTTTATCGCATCACGTGGGGTTTTAATCTTTATTAAAGATGGTGTAAATCCAATTGATTTTCTAACGCATTCTGTTTGGGCTCCAAATAAACTTGATAGTGCTGGACATCCAATTGTGGGAGCTGCGCCGATGATTGTTGGCTCGTTTGCAGTTACCTTGATTGCAGCTCTAATCGGTACGCCATTTGCGATTGCGGCCGCTTTATTTATGACAGAGATTTCGCCTAAATGGGGGCGCAAAATTTTACAACCTGTGATTGAATTATTAGTAGGTATTCCTTCAGTTGTTTACGGATTTATCGGTTTAACAATTGTGGTACCTTTTGTAAGAAAAATTGCTGGTGGTAGTGGATTTGGTATTTTAGCTGGATCATTTGTTTTATTCGTAATGATTTTGCCAACAATTACTTCAATGTCCGTTGATGCATTAAGGGCAGTTCCAAGATATTATCGTGAAGCTTCCTTAGCCTTAGGTGCTACTAGATGGCAAACGATTCACAAAGTAATCTTGAGGGCAGCTACACCAGGATTATTGACAGCTGTTGTCTTTGGTATGGCAAGAGCTTTTGGTGAAGCTTTGGCTGTTCAAATGGTTATCGGTAATGCCATGCTACTACCACAAAATTTGGTTTCGCCATCATCGACTTTAACTAGTGTTTTGACGATGAATATGGGAAATACCATTATGGGATCAACGCCTAACAATGCGCTTTGGTCATTAGCTTTACTATTGTTGTTGATGTCTCTATTCTTCAACTTCATCATCAGATCAATTGCTAAGCGAGGTGAATTCTAG
- the pstA gene encoding phosphate ABC transporter permease PstA gives MSGIIVLILLGLLIYILGSGLRYVNWHFLTSGSKAFQAGSGVGIQLFNSFFLLILSMLISIPISICAGIYLSEYAGKNKFVELIRVSIEVLSSLPSIVVGLFGFLIFVISFKFGFSILSGALTLTVFNLPILTRNVEDSLKSVPQSQREAGLALGLSKWETVIHVIIPDGLPGIITGMIIGAGRVFGEAAALIYTAGQSAPPLDFTNFNIFSITSPLNLMRPAETLAVHIWKVNSEGLIPDAVQVSAGASAVLIIAVLIFNLLSRYIGNLVYKKMTGE, from the coding sequence ATGTCAGGCATTATTGTCTTAATCTTGCTAGGTTTATTGATTTATATTTTGGGTAGTGGTTTGAGATATGTTAATTGGCATTTCTTAACTTCTGGTTCAAAAGCTTTCCAAGCCGGAAGTGGTGTTGGAATTCAATTATTCAACTCGTTTTTCTTATTGATTTTGTCGATGTTGATTTCAATTCCAATCTCAATTTGTGCCGGAATTTACTTGTCTGAATACGCTGGAAAGAATAAATTCGTTGAATTGATTCGTGTTTCGATTGAAGTTTTAAGTTCTTTGCCATCAATCGTTGTCGGTTTGTTTGGATTCTTGATTTTTGTAATTAGTTTTAAATTTGGATTTTCAATCCTTTCTGGTGCGCTAACTTTGACAGTCTTTAACTTGCCAATTCTAACGAGAAATGTGGAAGATTCATTGAAGTCTGTTCCTCAGTCTCAACGAGAAGCTGGACTTGCTTTAGGATTATCAAAATGGGAAACAGTGATTCACGTTATTATTCCTGATGGATTACCAGGAATTATTACCGGGATGATCATTGGTGCCGGAAGAGTATTTGGTGAGGCTGCGGCTTTGATTTATACAGCCGGTCAATCTGCTCCACCTTTAGACTTTACTAATTTCAATATCTTCAGTATCACAAGTCCGTTGAACTTGATGAGACCAGCTGAAACTTTGGCGGTACATATTTGGAAAGTTAACTCTGAAGGTTTGATTCCTGATGCAGTGCAAGTTTCTGCCGGAGCTTCAGCCGTGTTGATTATTGCCGTATTGATTTTTAATCTTCTATCTAGATATATTGGTAATTTAGTTTATAAAAAGATGACGGGTGAGTAG
- the pstB gene encoding phosphate ABC transporter ATP-binding protein PstB: MTEQNEQQYILHLDEDKHEIAMKTKDLQVFYGEKEAMHKASLQFERYKITSLIGASGSGKSTYLRSLNRMNDEVPSASVKGQIMYRGLDINKDNVDIYEVRKHIGMVFQRPNPFSKSIYDNITFALKRHGLHDKDKLDEIVETTLKQASLWDQVKDDLNKSALALSGGQQQRLCIARAIAMKPDILLMDEPASALDPISTSNVEETMLSLKDKFTIIIVTHNMQQAARISDYTAFFHMGHAVEFNETRKIFTRPKIKTTEDYVSGHFG, encoded by the coding sequence ATGACAGAACAAAATGAACAACAATACATCCTTCATTTGGACGAGGATAAACATGAAATCGCCATGAAGACTAAGGATCTACAAGTTTTTTATGGCGAAAAAGAAGCCATGCACAAAGCATCGCTTCAATTTGAAAGATACAAGATTACCTCTTTAATCGGTGCCTCTGGTTCTGGTAAATCGACTTATTTAAGATCTTTAAATCGAATGAACGATGAAGTACCAAGTGCTAGTGTTAAAGGTCAGATCATGTATCGTGGTTTAGATATCAATAAAGATAATGTTGATATTTATGAAGTTAGAAAACATATTGGGATGGTTTTTCAACGTCCTAATCCATTTTCTAAATCAATTTATGACAATATTACTTTTGCTTTAAAACGTCATGGCTTACATGACAAGGATAAATTAGATGAAATCGTTGAGACAACTTTGAAACAAGCTTCCTTATGGGACCAAGTTAAAGATGATCTTAACAAAAGTGCATTAGCACTCTCTGGGGGTCAACAACAAAGACTTTGTATTGCTAGAGCCATTGCAATGAAACCGGATATTTTATTGATGGATGAACCTGCAAGTGCGCTAGATCCAATATCAACGTCAAATGTTGAAGAAACAATGTTGAGCTTGAAGGATAAGTTTACAATTATTATCGTTACGCACAACATGCAACAAGCAGCTAGAATCAGTGATTACACAGCATTTTTCCACATGGGACATGCTGTCGAATTTAATGAAACTAGAAAAATCTTTACGCGTCCTAAGATTAAGACAACTGAAGATTATGTTTCTGGACACTTTGGATAG
- the pstB gene encoding phosphate ABC transporter ATP-binding protein PstB produces MTEKILTSSDVHLFYGKKEALKGINLDFNKNEITALIGPSGCGKSTYLRCLNRMNDLIPDVTITGTISLNGKNIYAPNIDTVELRKQVGMVFQQPNPFPFSIYDNVVYGLRLAGVKDKAVLDEAVETSLQSAAVWDDVKDKLHQSALSLSGGQQQRVCIARVLAVKPDIILLDEPTSALDPISSSKVEDTMLRLREDYTIITVTHNMQQASRISDQTAFFLNGELIEADKTRNIFLNPKEKQTEDYISGKFG; encoded by the coding sequence TTGACAGAAAAAATTTTAACATCATCTGATGTACATTTATTTTATGGTAAAAAAGAAGCCTTAAAAGGCATTAATCTGGACTTCAACAAAAATGAAATCACAGCTTTGATTGGTCCTTCTGGATGTGGTAAGTCAACTTATCTTAGATGTCTTAACCGCATGAACGACTTGATTCCTGATGTAACGATCACTGGAACTATTAGTCTAAATGGAAAAAACATTTATGCTCCTAATATTGATACGGTTGAATTGCGTAAACAAGTTGGAATGGTTTTTCAACAACCAAATCCATTTCCTTTTTCAATTTATGATAATGTAGTATATGGACTAAGACTTGCGGGCGTGAAAGATAAAGCTGTTTTGGATGAAGCTGTTGAAACTAGTTTGCAAAGTGCTGCTGTTTGGGATGACGTCAAAGATAAATTACATCAAAGTGCTTTGTCATTATCCGGTGGTCAGCAACAGAGAGTATGTATTGCTAGAGTTTTGGCAGTGAAACCTGATATCATCTTATTAGATGAACCAACTTCAGCTTTGGATCCAATTTCTTCATCCAAGGTTGAAGATACTATGCTTCGCTTACGTGAGGATTACACAATTATTACCGTTACACACAATATGCAACAGGCATCAAGAATATCAGATCAGACCGCTTTCTTCCTAAATGGGGAATTGATTGAGGCGGATAAAACTAGAAATATTTTCTTAAATCCGAAGGAAAAACAAACGGAGGATTATATTTCTGGAAAATTCGGTTAG
- the phoU gene encoding phosphate signaling complex protein PhoU: protein MRTTFEEQLNNLHLRFSEMGMMASEAIMKSVKAYIDHDKALAKDVIQHDHVINKREMDLEKESFEMIALQQPVTSDLRMIVTVLKASSDLERMGDHAVSIAQETIRVKGETRVPEIEKVIGEMGDMATSIVEDSLEAYLKRDSKMAEEVAHRDIEIDAKSTMINELCIKDMQKTVENVLSGSSYMLVASYLERVGDYATNICEWVVYLNTGHVVELNRKHIAE, encoded by the coding sequence ATGCGTACTACTTTTGAAGAACAATTAAATAATCTACATTTACGGTTCTCAGAGATGGGTATGATGGCCAGTGAAGCCATTATGAAATCCGTTAAAGCATATATAGATCATGACAAGGCTTTGGCAAAAGATGTAATTCAGCATGACCATGTAATCAACAAACGAGAAATGGATCTTGAAAAAGAATCTTTTGAAATGATTGCTCTGCAACAACCTGTGACATCCGATTTAAGAATGATTGTGACAGTATTAAAGGCAAGTTCTGATTTAGAGCGAATGGGTGACCATGCTGTAAGTATTGCGCAAGAAACAATTCGGGTCAAAGGTGAGACTAGAGTTCCAGAAATCGAAAAGGTCATTGGTGAAATGGGCGATATGGCAACATCTATCGTTGAAGATTCACTAGAAGCTTATCTAAAAAGAGACAGTAAGATGGCTGAAGAAGTTGCTCATCGCGATATTGAAATCGATGCTAAAAGTACTATGATCAATGAATTGTGTATTAAAGATATGCAAAAGACTGTTGAGAATGTTTTGAGTGGCTCCTCTTACATGTTAGTAGCTAGTTATTTGGAACGTGTTGGTGACTATGCAACTAATATTTGCGAATGGGTAGTTTACTTGAACACTGGACATGTGGTAGAACTGAATCGGAAGCATATTGCTGAATAG
- a CDS encoding PspC domain-containing protein produces MRNRITRSSTNRMLAGVCGGLGEYFGIDSTWIRLLFIFLTPLTYFLTILVYVVCVFSFPETRNIQETDFRKKYRRPKAPKKYY; encoded by the coding sequence ATGAGAAATAGGATCACGAGATCTAGTACAAATCGGATGCTTGCAGGTGTTTGTGGAGGATTAGGTGAGTACTTTGGAATCGACTCGACTTGGATTCGCCTGTTATTTATTTTCTTAACACCGTTGACTTATTTTTTGACGATTTTGGTTTATGTAGTTTGCGTCTTTTCATTTCCGGAAACTCGTAACATTCAAGAAACTGATTTTAGAAAGAAATACCGTCGACCTAAGGCTCCCAAAAAATATTATTGA
- a CDS encoding phage holin family protein, giving the protein MKLLIRLVIQTLLFLAIARVLPGMFQIDSLGTAILASLVLVILNGTIKPLLHIISLPITFITFGLFSFVINAITLELTSVLVGSASFHFNGFGSALVVAVILAICYSIINNYTKDNFQRRV; this is encoded by the coding sequence ATGAAGTTATTAATCAGACTGGTAATTCAAACGCTGTTGTTTTTAGCAATTGCGCGTGTTTTGCCGGGGATGTTTCAAATTGATAGTTTAGGTACGGCTATTTTAGCAAGTTTGGTTTTGGTAATTCTGAATGGAACTATTAAGCCACTGTTGCACATTATTTCATTGCCGATTACTTTTATCACTTTCGGATTATTTTCGTTTGTGATTAATGCTATTACTTTGGAACTGACTTCTGTTTTAGTAGGATCAGCAAGTTTTCATTTTAATGGTTTTGGTTCGGCATTAGTCGTAGCAGTAATTTTAGCAATTTGTTATTCTATTATTAACAATTATACGAAAGACAATTTTCAAAGACGCGTCTAG
- the hprK gene encoding HPr(Ser) kinase/phosphatase: protein MTNFVTVSQLVKDNELKVYSGEELLEGKKVITSDISRPGIELTGYFDYYPSERIQLFGQTESAYSRSMTSNNRYKVMLELCREDTPALLISRNIQPSKEILQAAKEHNVPVIGSTLPTTRLSSMITEYLDEKLAPRESIHGVLVDVYGIGILLTGHSGIGKSETALELVKRGHRLIADDRVDVYQRDEKTIVGEAPKILNHLLEIRGIGIIDVMNLFGAGAVRSKSEIQLIINLENWSADKNYDRIGTLEDKRTFFDVDVPQITVPVKVGRNISIIIEVAAMNYRAKKMGYDATKKFEDNLGLLIKENEAKTKNDGEGK from the coding sequence ATGACAAATTTTGTTACTGTATCACAATTGGTAAAAGATAATGAATTAAAAGTTTATAGCGGCGAAGAGCTTCTTGAAGGTAAAAAAGTTATTACTAGTGATATTTCTCGTCCAGGAATTGAGTTAACTGGTTACTTTGACTATTATCCTAGTGAAAGAATTCAATTATTTGGACAAACTGAATCGGCTTATTCACGTTCAATGACAAGCAACAACCGTTATAAGGTTATGTTGGAATTGTGTCGTGAAGATACGCCAGCACTACTTATTTCTAGAAATATTCAACCTAGTAAAGAAATTTTGCAAGCGGCTAAGGAACACAACGTACCGGTAATTGGTTCGACTTTACCTACAACAAGACTTTCTAGTATGATTACTGAATACCTCGATGAAAAATTAGCACCTAGAGAATCCATCCACGGTGTTTTAGTCGATGTTTATGGTATTGGAATCCTATTGACAGGACATTCTGGAATTGGTAAGAGTGAAACAGCTTTGGAACTAGTTAAGAGAGGTCACCGTTTGATTGCTGACGATCGTGTCGATGTTTACCAACGTGATGAAAAAACTATCGTTGGTGAAGCTCCTAAGATTTTAAATCACTTGCTAGAAATTCGTGGTATCGGAATTATCGATGTGATGAATCTCTTCGGTGCCGGTGCTGTTCGTTCCAAGAGTGAAATTCAATTGATCATCAATTTGGAAAATTGGTCAGCTGATAAGAATTACGATCGAATCGGAACTTTGGAAGATAAGCGTACTTTCTTTGACGTTGATGTTCCTCAAATCACTGTACCAGTTAAAGTTGGTCGTAATATTTCTATCATTATTGAAGTTGCGGCGATGAACTATCGTGCTAAAAAGATGGGCTACGATGCCACTAAGAAATTCGAAGATAATTTAGGCTTATTGATCAAAGAAAATGAAGCCAAAACAAAAAATGATGGAGAAGGTAAGTAA